A stretch of the Perca fluviatilis chromosome 17, GENO_Pfluv_1.0, whole genome shotgun sequence genome encodes the following:
- the slc31a1 gene encoding high affinity copper uptake protein 1, which translates to MDHMNHMNHMDHMNHSAMAADHAHHQHVTVAPPTTGHDHGGDHGGGGGDGGDHGGHGGMAMTFYFGYNNVELLFTGLLINSPGEMVGACIGVFLLAVLYEGLKMGRESLLRRSQVNVRYNSMPLPGADGTVLMETHKTVGQRMLSPAHFLQTLLHILQVVVSYFLMLVFMTYNAYLCIAVAAGAGMGYFLFSWRKAVVVDITEHCH; encoded by the exons ATGGACCACATGAACCACATGAACCACATGGACCACATGAACCACAGCGCCATGGCGGCCGACCACGCCCACCACCAACACGTCACCGTGGCCCCGCCCACAACCGGCCACGACCACGGGGGCGACcacggggggggagggggggacggGGGGGACCACGGAGGACACGGGGGCATG GCGATGACCTTCTACTTCGGCTACAACAACGTGGAGCTGCTGTTCACCGGGCTGCTCATCAACTCCCCCGGAG AGATGGTGGGGGCGTGTATCGGAGTGTTCCTATTGGCCGTCCTGTACGAGGGGCTGAAGATGGGCCGAGAGTCTCTGCTGCGCCGTAGTCAGGTCAACGTCCGCTACAACTCGATGCCCCTCCCCGGGGCAGATGGTACGGTCCTCATGGAGACGCACAAGACCGTCGG GCAGCGGAtgctaagccccgcccacttCCTGCAGACGCTGCTGCACATCCTGCAGGTGGTGGTCAGCTACTTCCTGATGCTCGTCTTCATGACCTACAACGCCTACCTCTGCATCGCCGTGGCAGCCGGCGCCGGCATGGGCTACTTCCTGTTCAGCTGGCGGAAGGCCGTGGTCGTCGACATCACCGAGCACTGCCACTAG